Proteins from a genomic interval of Phaeobacter piscinae:
- a CDS encoding cbb3-type cytochrome c oxidase subunit I, which yields MKYQSQKVAQAYFICAMALFAIQVLGGLLAGWVYVSPNFLSELLPFNIIRMLHTNALIVWLLLGFFGAAYFLIPEESEREIYSVKLAYLQLAILMIGTLGAVGSYLVGIHGGREFLEQPLWVKFGILVAALIFLFNVSMTVLAGKKTAITNVLLMGLWLLSLLWIFAFINPENLSLDKMYWWFVVHLWVEATWELVMAAILAFLLLKLTGVDREVVEKWLYVIVATALFSGILGTGHHFYWIGLPGYWQWVGSIFSTFEVIPFFLMMSFAFVMVWKGRKNHPNKAALLWSLGSSTVAFFGAGVWGFLHTLHGVNFYSHGTQITAAHGHLSFYGAYVALNLAIFTYAMPMLRGRAPYNQVLNMASFWLMTGGMAFMTFVLTFAGTIQTHMQRVIGDYYMDVQDSLSIFYLMRFGAGAAVVIGALLFIYALLVVRRDEVIAPGPAHKTGTVAGE from the coding sequence ATGAAATATCAATCTCAAAAGGTCGCTCAGGCCTATTTCATCTGCGCGATGGCGCTATTCGCAATTCAGGTCCTCGGCGGGTTATTGGCAGGTTGGGTTTATGTCTCACCCAATTTCCTGTCTGAACTGCTGCCCTTCAATATCATTCGTATGCTGCACACCAACGCGCTGATCGTTTGGTTGTTGCTTGGCTTCTTCGGTGCGGCCTATTTCCTGATCCCGGAGGAATCCGAGCGCGAGATCTACTCGGTCAAACTGGCCTATCTGCAGCTTGCGATCCTGATGATCGGCACACTTGGGGCGGTTGGGTCCTATCTGGTCGGCATCCACGGAGGGCGCGAATTTCTGGAGCAACCACTCTGGGTGAAGTTTGGTATCCTCGTCGCTGCGCTGATCTTCCTCTTCAATGTGTCGATGACAGTGCTGGCGGGGAAGAAAACCGCGATCACCAATGTCTTGTTGATGGGGCTATGGCTGCTGTCGCTGCTGTGGATCTTTGCCTTCATCAACCCGGAAAACCTCTCTCTGGACAAGATGTACTGGTGGTTTGTTGTCCACCTCTGGGTGGAAGCAACCTGGGAACTGGTGATGGCGGCGATCCTTGCCTTCCTGCTGCTGAAGCTGACCGGGGTCGACCGTGAAGTGGTTGAAAAATGGCTGTATGTTATCGTCGCCACCGCTCTTTTCTCGGGCATTTTGGGCACCGGTCACCATTTCTACTGGATTGGTTTGCCCGGCTATTGGCAGTGGGTTGGTTCGATCTTCTCAACGTTTGAGGTGATCCCCTTCTTCCTGATGATGTCCTTTGCCTTTGTGATGGTCTGGAAGGGACGCAAGAACCACCCAAACAAGGCTGCTCTTTTGTGGTCGCTCGGGTCCAGCACCGTTGCCTTCTTCGGTGCGGGTGTCTGGGGATTTCTGCACACGCTGCATGGGGTCAATTTCTACAGCCACGGCACCCAGATCACCGCTGCACATGGGCATCTGTCCTTCTACGGGGCTTATGTGGCGCTGAACCTCGCGATCTTTACCTACGCGATGCCAATGCTGCGTGGACGGGCGCCATATAATCAGGTTCTGAATATGGCCAGCTTCTGGCTGATGACCGGCGGCATGGCGTTCATGACGTTCGTGCTGACCTTTGCCGGAACCATTCAGACCCATATGCAGCGCGTCATCGGGGACTATTACATGGATGTGCAGGACAGCCTGTCGATTTTCTATCTGATGCGGTTTGGGGCCGGCGCTGCGGTTGTGATCGGGGCCTTGCTGTTCATCTACGCGCTTTTGGTGGTGCGCCGGGATGAGGTGATTGCACCCGGACCGGCGCATAAGACCGGCACGGTTGCGGGGGAGTAA